The Hymenobacter chitinivorans DSM 11115 genome window below encodes:
- a CDS encoding carboxypeptidase-like regulatory domain-containing protein — translation MALTAYPFHPATGELLPTYRDAYLRGDLSGRNADLVDAYLKANPNEGDEALKRFYALREKGHNVRPVGWLQHQFHLMRTEPVRFRRRAGSIVLVGALLSGAVLAGTNLPTNDRVGVPAATIAAASEEMLSVTAEAAAAKKMAVVSGRILDENGRPLIGATVLDKTSGRGVTTNAQGTYSMLVPANQTSQLQFGYGGYSEDEVQVKGRSVQNVTLLPRTDVAAKTAKRHWWQF, via the coding sequence ATGGCTTTAACGGCTTACCCATTTCATCCTGCTACAGGAGAATTACTGCCTACTTACCGCGACGCATATTTGCGCGGCGACTTGTCGGGCCGGAATGCTGACCTCGTAGATGCGTATCTGAAAGCAAATCCTAATGAAGGTGACGAAGCGCTAAAACGTTTTTACGCCCTGCGCGAGAAGGGTCACAATGTGCGGCCCGTAGGCTGGCTGCAGCACCAGTTTCACCTGATGCGTACCGAGCCGGTTCGGTTCCGGCGGCGCGCCGGCTCCATCGTGCTGGTGGGTGCCCTGCTGAGCGGCGCCGTGCTGGCCGGCACCAACCTGCCAACCAACGACCGGGTCGGTGTACCGGCGGCCACTATCGCCGCGGCCAGTGAAGAAATGCTGTCGGTGACGGCTGAAGCGGCCGCGGCCAAGAAGATGGCCGTCGTAAGCGGCCGGATTCTGGACGAAAACGGTCGGCCGCTGATTGGTGCCACGGTGCTGGACAAAACCAGCGGCCGGGGTGTGACCACCAATGCCCAGGGTACGTACTCGATGCTGGTGCCCGCCAACCAGACCTCCCAGCTGCAGTTTGGCTACGGTGGCTACTCCGAAGACGAAGTGCAGGTAAAGGGCCGCAGCGTGCAGAACGTGACCCTGCTGCCCCGCACCGATGTGGCGGCCAAGACGGCCAAGCGCCACTGGTGGCAATTTTAA
- a CDS encoding NAD(P)/FAD-dependent oxidoreductase, whose protein sequence is MPQSSASLPRRRPSTQPATDYDVVIIGAGSAGLSAALTLGRCLRRVLVCDGGTPRNAPSPGVQSFFTRDGIQPAELLRIGLEQLRPYTTVEVRPARVTELTPGPGYFELQAEGESGRTFGITARKVLLATGVEDELPPVPGMRDLWGRGVLHCPYCHGWEVRGQALAVYGRGKIVTGMALLVSRWATDVVVCTDGPGHLSDNARRRLRQQKIRLNEEPISHLEGKPNGELRYIVFENGEKLARHAVFVHPHQHQRAGFAEQLGCQLTSKGAIRVNKHAQTTVPGLYAAGDITPGPQKALLAAAEGTQAAIAIHETLTREECPK, encoded by the coding sequence ATGCCACAGTCCTCTGCCTCTTTGCCCCGGCGCCGTCCTAGCACCCAGCCCGCCACCGATTACGACGTAGTTATTATCGGGGCGGGTAGCGCGGGCCTGAGCGCGGCCCTAACCCTGGGCCGCTGCCTGCGCCGGGTGCTGGTTTGCGACGGGGGCACCCCGCGCAACGCGCCGTCGCCGGGCGTCCAGAGCTTTTTCACCCGCGACGGTATCCAGCCCGCCGAGCTGCTGCGCATCGGGCTGGAACAGCTCCGACCCTACACTACGGTGGAGGTGCGGCCGGCCCGGGTAACTGAGCTCACCCCTGGCCCCGGCTACTTCGAGTTGCAGGCCGAGGGGGAGTCGGGCCGCACGTTTGGCATCACGGCCCGCAAGGTGCTGCTGGCAACCGGCGTAGAGGATGAGCTACCGCCAGTGCCGGGCATGCGCGACCTGTGGGGCCGCGGGGTGCTGCACTGCCCCTACTGCCACGGCTGGGAAGTGCGCGGGCAAGCCCTGGCCGTGTACGGGCGGGGCAAAATCGTGACGGGCATGGCCCTGCTGGTGAGCCGCTGGGCCACCGACGTGGTAGTGTGCACCGACGGCCCCGGCCACCTGAGCGACAATGCCCGGCGACGCCTGCGTCAGCAGAAAATCCGGCTGAACGAAGAGCCCATCAGCCACCTGGAGGGCAAGCCCAACGGGGAGCTGCGCTACATCGTGTTTGAGAATGGGGAAAAGCTGGCCCGGCACGCGGTATTCGTGCACCCCCACCAGCACCAGCGCGCCGGCTTTGCCGAGCAGCTGGGCTGCCAGCTCACCAGCAAAGGCGCCATCCGGGTCAACAAGCACGCCCAGACCACCGTTCCCGGCCTCTATGCCGCCGGCGACATTACGCCGGGCCCGCAGAAGGCCCTGCTGGCTGCCGCCGAAGGCACCCAGGCCGCCATTGCCATTCACGAAACCCTGACCCGGGAAGAATGCCCCAAGTAA
- a CDS encoding DUF5686 and carboxypeptidase-like regulatory domain-containing protein, protein MKHIYALFALVLLVAFPCRAQRLVISGRITEAATGQPVPFASLFVPGTTIGMTSDAEGRYQLTLTQPIDTLAASALGFKALKKPVGQQAQQTLNFALGAGAVTLSEVVVRPTENPAYVILRRVQAHKEQNDKRSLQAFEYDSYNRIQTNITDLPARLAKRRVVRDMLALTDSMSKGDPAAAAAKSLPIFASEVLSRVYVQTHPIRRREEVSRRQLRGIGPRDGSVLSQILGSSFQDYNFYANRLNILGKDFVSPIADGWRLTYDYDLEDSVMVGQDWCYQLAVKPRRAQDLAFVGTIWISADTYALRKLRLSKSPEANINFVSELSLYQELTPAEQGAGLPSRVQVVIGVKPADKQAGVLVHVTTVNSRFERNHERDAAFYDRPVETAADASQGPKDYFEKNRPDSLSTADHTTLAVLDSVRELPSVRSVLDVAEVIVNGYKRVGRLELGPILSTYGYNDIEGNRLRIGFRTTPELSRNWLVRSYLAYGFRDGRFKYGVRVNRIIERQHWTVLGAEYRHDLDQVALLDNEFGQENPLFDAAARIGRIQRARPLMRDVRGLSLQTDIVRGFTQKITVRHQRFTPLYNFAYYNTERHTPGAPTADNITLSELILESRYAHDEVLVETENRRKAVGLMRWPVFTFRYTLGANHLFGSDFKYQKLAFITTQSLQVGIFGRADYRFEAGYIPSTVPYPLLKTHLGNQSPFYNGAAFNLMRYFEFVSDRYVSLRVEDHFEGLLLNSVPLLRKLNWRLLATGNVLCGGVSTANRNLMPARHPRTGEPLPSFQALDHGPYAEVGYGVENIFRVARVDFLHRLTYRNAPDARNFGVKLSLQFKL, encoded by the coding sequence ATGAAGCACATTTACGCGCTGTTTGCCTTAGTTCTACTCGTGGCTTTCCCCTGCCGGGCGCAGCGCCTTGTAATTAGCGGGCGTATCACGGAGGCGGCTACGGGGCAGCCGGTACCCTTTGCCTCCCTGTTTGTGCCCGGCACCACCATCGGCATGACTTCCGACGCGGAGGGCCGCTACCAGCTGACGCTCACGCAGCCCATCGACACGCTGGCGGCGTCGGCGCTGGGGTTCAAAGCCCTGAAAAAGCCCGTGGGACAGCAAGCCCAGCAAACCCTAAACTTTGCCCTGGGCGCCGGAGCCGTTACGCTCAGCGAAGTAGTGGTACGGCCCACCGAAAATCCGGCCTACGTGATTCTGCGGCGGGTGCAGGCCCATAAAGAGCAGAACGACAAGCGCAGCTTGCAGGCCTTTGAGTACGACAGCTACAACCGGATTCAAACCAACATAACGGACCTGCCCGCCCGCCTCGCCAAGCGGCGCGTGGTGCGGGATATGCTGGCCCTAACCGACAGCATGAGCAAAGGCGACCCGGCGGCGGCAGCGGCCAAGTCCCTCCCAATTTTTGCCTCCGAGGTGCTGTCCCGGGTGTACGTGCAAACCCACCCCATCCGACGGCGGGAGGAGGTCAGCCGGCGGCAGCTGCGCGGTATCGGCCCACGCGACGGATCGGTGCTGTCCCAGATTCTGGGCTCCTCGTTTCAGGACTATAACTTCTACGCCAACCGCCTCAATATTTTGGGTAAGGACTTCGTCTCGCCCATTGCCGACGGTTGGCGCCTGACCTACGACTACGACCTGGAAGACTCGGTGATGGTGGGGCAGGACTGGTGCTACCAGCTGGCCGTAAAGCCCCGGCGCGCCCAGGACCTAGCTTTCGTGGGCACCATCTGGATTAGTGCCGACACCTACGCCCTGCGCAAGCTGCGCCTGAGCAAGAGCCCGGAGGCCAACATCAACTTCGTGAGTGAGCTAAGCCTGTACCAGGAGCTGACGCCAGCTGAGCAGGGCGCGGGGCTGCCCAGCCGGGTGCAGGTCGTCATTGGGGTGAAGCCCGCCGACAAGCAGGCCGGCGTGCTGGTGCACGTAACGACGGTTAACTCCCGTTTTGAGCGCAACCACGAGCGGGACGCGGCCTTTTATGACCGGCCCGTGGAAACGGCCGCCGACGCCAGCCAGGGCCCCAAGGATTACTTCGAAAAAAACCGCCCTGACTCATTGAGCACCGCTGACCACACCACCCTGGCCGTGCTCGACTCGGTGCGGGAGCTGCCCAGCGTGCGTTCGGTGCTGGATGTGGCCGAAGTCATCGTGAACGGCTACAAGCGGGTGGGCCGCCTCGAGCTGGGCCCCATCCTGTCGACCTACGGCTACAACGACATTGAGGGCAACCGCCTGCGCATCGGGTTCCGGACCACGCCCGAGCTGAGCCGCAACTGGCTGGTGCGCTCCTACCTGGCCTACGGCTTCCGCGACGGGCGCTTTAAGTACGGGGTGCGCGTCAACCGCATCATCGAGCGGCAGCACTGGACGGTGCTGGGCGCCGAGTACCGCCACGACCTGGACCAGGTGGCCTTGCTCGACAACGAGTTTGGGCAGGAAAACCCGCTTTTCGACGCGGCGGCCCGCATCGGCCGTATCCAGCGGGCCCGGCCGCTGATGCGCGATGTGCGGGGCCTGTCCCTGCAAACCGACATCGTGCGGGGCTTTACCCAGAAAATAACCGTGCGCCACCAGCGCTTCACCCCGCTCTACAACTTTGCCTACTACAACACCGAGCGGCACACGCCCGGCGCCCCCACCGCCGACAACATCACCCTCTCGGAGCTGATTCTGGAGTCGCGCTACGCCCACGACGAAGTGCTGGTAGAAACCGAAAACCGCCGCAAAGCCGTGGGACTGATGCGGTGGCCGGTATTTACCTTCCGCTACACGCTGGGCGCCAACCACCTCTTTGGCAGCGACTTCAAGTACCAGAAACTGGCCTTCATTACGACCCAGAGCTTGCAGGTGGGCATTTTCGGCCGGGCCGACTACCGCTTCGAGGCGGGCTACATTCCGAGCACGGTGCCTTATCCGCTGCTCAAAACCCACCTGGGCAACCAGTCGCCGTTCTACAACGGGGCCGCCTTCAACCTGATGCGCTACTTCGAGTTCGTCAGTGACCGGTACGTTTCGCTGCGGGTGGAAGACCACTTTGAGGGCCTGCTACTGAACAGCGTGCCGCTGCTACGCAAGCTCAACTGGCGGCTGCTGGCCACGGGCAACGTGCTATGCGGGGGCGTGAGCACCGCCAACCGCAACCTGATGCCGGCCCGCCACCCCCGCACCGGCGAGCCGCTGCCCTCCTTCCAGGCTCTGGACCACGGCCCCTACGCCGAGGTAGGCTACGGCGTGGAAAACATCTTCCGGGTGGCCCGGGTCGACTTTCTGCACCGCCTCACCTACCGCAACGCCCCCGATGCCCGCAACTTTGGGGTGAAGCTCAGCCTGCAGTTTAAGCTCTAA
- a CDS encoding beta strand repeat-containing protein translates to MALAPATVQAQSEGQAFSCDGTFYQVRQIGTGASAYSALYVVNRSTAVYTTNAYTFGGTSTTGSLGVVVNALAYNPQDSYLYAITYPADNGTPNAATGIHLYRIGRGGIQDLGQTNLPLAQYNSGTIDKQGNFYLTTRNSAGLYLNTLFRLKLSDFSTVLTSHDELPLVTSNGTTAATADFTDIAYSPTTNSIYGSSELNDLLKIVVTTVGGVEKGVLTTIASGNTTGEIVGSNFFDVAGNLYTYSNSGGIYSVDVNDGTSTLISTVDAASNSDGASCINPSERIDVVKELTGVTYSTNGATNNSRQDFYDVSFAIRVKNTGTTTTTNVQVSDYLNNTFGTAAYSILTAPVVTNYSINNGAVPTLAVNTAFNGSGTNADLLTGNQQLTAGQSALITFTVRLTFSGRTPVIPTTPYNNYAYASTTSGTAVNQGHVRLSDGSVIPPGNLLAQDQSTNSAGLPTTANGDTPSPTPIRLTTAIFGTVFEDVNYGGGAGRSQGTSNGQGIPDVRVELYSPTGTFIRTVFTDASGNYEFTVAGGTTPLSANTAYQVRVVNSTVGSTRPNLFNNVIAGVQTYINGATNLVGGANPNLVDVGTNSGGTTLLLLESQSTTTTIQSLTTATTPASGPLTNVDFGFNFDVITNTNDSGPGSFRQFVTNSNELGNTGLAQEGLTAGLETSIFMLNNGVANTNGLRSTVTVPGYNATTKAFTINLTTATQMWMYSSNTVIDGKQQSIRTGDVAATASSTSPEVIINFANQQGIYVTGANTRIASMGLNNAKGTSTTTASLDPLQGAAVTFSGAAATGSVFTDNTTSGNATAGVRLQGGATGITISNNVLSNGASTAGSGTVTATDGGGIVLSTASTNSITGNTILSNAGFGIEFQNTGANDGNTVTGNTISTNGGGTATTNRAGIAIRRGNNNLFSTNTLSSNVGDAILAFNGTSGNRFSRNSMFSNGTGRASDGTAKIGIDLMASGASSNGGDDVSLNADGKSSTSGANGLLNFPVITQAAQDGTNLRITGYAPLDATIEFFVADMTTSPSFGEGRYYLATRKENLTGEDFDTKSTAYSGTINGQNSGSESAARRFAFIIPLSSLGTTERAALVAASARITATASFPTTVNTLLVGNTSEFSGNAPVLAGVLPVELTAFTAQAVGQSAQLTWTTASEKANDHFVVERAYGEQAFTPIATVKGAGTSVQAHSYSFTDAGIGTKNLGTIYYRLKQVDTNGSEVQAGPVRTLTFGGAKEATASVYPNPAANDAQLDLTSLPAGSYQVSIVDATGRTLATRTYEGGTLHPFAVRSLTSGSYLVVIRGNNVKITQRLVKN, encoded by the coding sequence TTGGCGTTAGCCCCTGCAACAGTCCAGGCTCAATCGGAAGGCCAAGCCTTCTCCTGCGACGGCACCTTTTACCAGGTTCGCCAGATTGGTACGGGTGCCAGCGCCTACTCGGCCCTGTACGTGGTAAACCGCTCGACGGCCGTTTACACCACCAACGCCTACACCTTCGGGGGCACCAGCACCACGGGTAGCCTGGGCGTGGTAGTTAACGCCTTGGCTTACAACCCCCAGGACAGCTACCTGTACGCCATTACCTACCCCGCCGACAACGGCACACCTAACGCGGCCACGGGTATCCATTTGTACCGCATCGGCCGGGGTGGCATCCAGGACCTGGGCCAGACCAACCTGCCCCTAGCCCAGTACAACTCGGGCACGATTGACAAGCAGGGTAACTTCTACCTGACCACGCGTAACAGCGCCGGCCTGTATCTGAACACCCTGTTTCGCCTGAAGCTGTCGGACTTCTCGACCGTGCTGACCTCGCACGATGAGCTGCCCCTGGTTACTAGCAACGGCACGACGGCCGCTACGGCCGACTTTACTGACATTGCCTACAGCCCCACTACCAACAGCATCTACGGCTCGAGCGAGCTGAATGACCTGCTCAAGATCGTCGTTACGACGGTAGGCGGCGTAGAGAAAGGCGTGTTGACTACCATTGCTAGCGGCAACACGACGGGTGAAATCGTGGGTTCGAACTTCTTCGACGTAGCCGGCAACCTGTATACCTACTCCAACAGCGGTGGTATTTACTCCGTTGACGTGAATGATGGCACTTCTACGCTGATCAGCACCGTGGACGCAGCTTCTAACAGCGACGGCGCCAGCTGCATCAACCCCAGTGAGCGGATTGACGTGGTAAAAGAGCTGACCGGCGTGACCTACAGCACCAACGGCGCTACCAACAACTCCCGCCAGGACTTCTACGACGTCTCGTTCGCCATCCGGGTAAAAAACACGGGTACGACGACGACGACCAACGTACAGGTTTCAGATTACCTGAACAACACGTTCGGCACTGCGGCTTACTCCATCCTGACGGCCCCGGTTGTGACCAACTACAGCATCAACAACGGCGCAGTACCCACCCTGGCAGTAAACACGGCCTTCAACGGCAGCGGTACCAATGCCGACCTGCTCACCGGTAACCAGCAACTGACCGCCGGCCAAAGCGCCCTGATCACATTCACGGTTCGCCTGACGTTCTCCGGACGGACGCCTGTTATCCCGACTACGCCATACAATAACTACGCGTACGCCTCTACGACCAGCGGTACGGCCGTCAACCAGGGCCACGTTCGTTTGAGTGACGGCTCTGTCATTCCTCCCGGCAACTTGCTGGCCCAAGACCAGTCGACGAACTCGGCCGGTCTGCCTACTACGGCCAATGGCGATACGCCTTCTCCCACCCCAATTCGTCTGACGACGGCCATCTTCGGTACCGTGTTTGAAGACGTGAACTACGGCGGCGGCGCAGGTCGTAGTCAGGGTACGAGCAATGGTCAAGGCATTCCCGATGTACGCGTAGAGCTGTATTCACCCACTGGCACGTTCATCCGCACCGTATTTACAGACGCCAGCGGCAACTACGAGTTTACCGTAGCCGGCGGCACCACTCCCCTGTCGGCCAACACGGCCTATCAGGTTCGCGTGGTTAACAGCACGGTGGGCAGCACCCGCCCCAACCTGTTCAACAACGTAATTGCCGGGGTTCAGACTTACATCAACGGGGCTACGAACCTGGTAGGCGGCGCCAACCCCAACCTAGTAGATGTGGGTACCAACAGCGGCGGCACCACGCTTCTGCTGCTGGAATCACAGTCGACGACAACGACGATTCAGTCGTTGACTACGGCTACCACTCCGGCTTCGGGCCCGCTCACCAACGTAGACTTCGGCTTCAACTTCGACGTCATTACCAACACCAATGACAGCGGCCCCGGCTCGTTCCGTCAGTTCGTTACCAACAGCAACGAACTAGGCAACACCGGCTTGGCCCAGGAAGGCCTCACGGCCGGGCTGGAAACCTCGATTTTCATGTTGAACAACGGCGTAGCCAATACCAATGGCCTGCGCTCCACGGTAACTGTGCCCGGCTACAACGCCACGACCAAGGCCTTTACCATCAACCTGACCACGGCTACCCAAATGTGGATGTACAGCAGCAACACCGTCATTGATGGTAAGCAGCAGTCGATCCGCACCGGCGACGTGGCCGCCACCGCCTCCTCTACTTCCCCCGAGGTTATTATCAACTTCGCCAACCAGCAGGGTATCTACGTAACGGGCGCCAATACGCGCATTGCCTCGATGGGCCTGAACAACGCGAAAGGCACCAGCACCACTACCGCCTCCCTGGATCCGCTCCAAGGAGCAGCCGTGACCTTCTCGGGAGCAGCCGCTACGGGTTCGGTCTTCACCGATAACACTACCTCGGGCAATGCCACGGCCGGTGTTCGGTTGCAAGGTGGGGCCACGGGTATTACCATCAGCAACAACGTGCTGAGCAACGGGGCTTCGACGGCCGGTTCCGGTACCGTAACGGCTACCGACGGCGGCGGCATCGTGCTGTCCACTGCTTCGACCAACTCGATTACCGGCAACACGATTCTGAGCAACGCCGGCTTCGGTATTGAATTCCAGAACACGGGCGCCAACGACGGCAACACCGTCACCGGCAACACCATCAGCACCAACGGCGGGGGCACGGCTACCACCAACCGCGCCGGTATTGCTATTCGCCGGGGCAACAACAACCTGTTCAGCACCAACACGCTCAGCTCGAACGTGGGCGACGCTATCCTGGCCTTCAACGGCACCTCGGGTAACCGCTTCAGCCGCAACAGCATGTTCAGCAACGGTACCGGCCGCGCCAGCGACGGAACTGCTAAAATCGGTATCGACCTGATGGCCAGCGGCGCTAGCTCCAACGGTGGCGATGACGTGAGCCTGAACGCCGATGGTAAATCCAGCACCTCGGGCGCCAACGGCCTGCTCAACTTCCCCGTTATTACCCAGGCCGCCCAGGATGGTACTAACCTGCGCATCACCGGTTACGCCCCGCTGGATGCCACCATCGAGTTCTTCGTGGCCGACATGACCACCAGCCCCTCCTTCGGGGAAGGCCGTTACTACCTGGCGACCCGCAAGGAAAACCTGACCGGGGAAGACTTCGACACCAAGAGCACGGCCTACTCGGGCACCATCAACGGCCAGAACTCGGGGTCAGAATCGGCTGCTCGTCGCTTTGCCTTCATCATTCCGCTCAGCAGCTTGGGTACCACGGAGCGGGCCGCCCTGGTTGCGGCCAGTGCCCGCATCACGGCTACGGCATCGTTCCCCACTACCGTCAACACCCTGCTTGTAGGCAACACGTCGGAGTTCTCCGGTAATGCCCCCGTGCTGGCTGGCGTACTGCCCGTAGAGCTGACCGCCTTCACGGCTCAGGCCGTGGGCCAGAGCGCCCAGCTGACCTGGACGACGGCTTCGGAAAAGGCGAACGACCACTTCGTCGTAGAGCGCGCCTATGGCGAGCAGGCCTTCACCCCGATTGCCACCGTGAAAGGCGCCGGCACCAGTGTGCAGGCTCACAGCTACAGCTTCACCGATGCCGGCATTGGCACCAAGAACCTGGGCACCATCTACTACCGCCTCAAGCAGGTTGACACCAACGGCTCGGAAGTACAGGCCGGCCCGGTCCGCACCCTGACCTTTGGCGGCGCCAAAGAAGCTACGGCTTCGGTGTACCCCAACCCCGCTGCCAACGACGCCCAGCTGGACCTGACCAGCCTGCCCGCCGGCAGCTACCAGGTTTCGATTGTGGATGCTACCGGCCGCACGCTGGCCACCCGCACCTACGAGGGTGGCACGCTGCACCCCTTCGCCGTGCGCAGCCTGACGTCGGGTTCGTATCTGGTGGTGATTCGCGGCAACAACGTGAAAATCACGCAGCGTCTGGTGAAGAACTAA